The Juglans regia cultivar Chandler chromosome 1, Walnut 2.0, whole genome shotgun sequence nucleotide sequence ttgagaccttaaataatttgtttcttgctcaatgaagtCCAGAGAATAAAACCTCTAAACTACtttcatatagatcatcaatcttaaataatgtttcttgtattttcactctaaattctatattaagaagactaatattgtataataaaaaattttgacgttcatattaataaatttattatttattctaaacttagtttaaattaatcttagtgaggccacatccttgaaaatagataatatctatatattatacaaattttaggactataggaaaaaaattagaaaaatatttataagtatattaaaattttagagagCATGTAGGgattatatatgttttgggagcattctctatatttatagaattatatataaaatttagggAGATTTGgagcaaaaaacaaaatataaaattctcatctcatctcatctcattattacacctttttcaaatcttcatacaaaatataataaacaattcaactttttcaaatcccaatacacatttttcaaatcccaaaataataataatattaaaacttaatattttaaacttcgaaacaaaacacaaaattctcatctcaccccctaAACCTACcctaaaaactttaaaaaaatttggagagGCCATAGCCCCCAGTCCAACGTGGGTTTCACTACTGTGCACAccctaaaactaaaaaaaaataaaaaagcaaaacacATTGCAACGGTTAGGCTAATAAACGTCCAAGAGCAGCCATTCATTCAGTGGTTACCACGCAAGGAAAAACACAATAAGAAAAATAGGCATCACCACACAGAAACGATTCTAAGCACCCACATAGAAATTGGCTTTCAGCTCTCTACCCCTCTCTTCCGTCTCTTTGCACCGTTGCCCAAGACCAAACTTAGTTCCACTGCCACCATCTTAGTCTGACGCTACCATCCGTTGCCTAATTTGGTTTTTCAGATTACCTGACTCTCACGGATTTCGCACCATCTCACCCACACGGATTTCGCACCACGCCAATTGGCAACTAACGATTTTTCATAGCTGACATTGGTGACCTTGGTGTTGCTCATATAATTTTTACCATTCCAGTACTCAATCGGCATTCTAATGGgttgaaaaatatgtgtttGATTAAACGTTAACGATAAGATGAAACTCGAAAATAGAAGATGAAATTCGATATAAAATGTGATTAAAAGGGAAGAGAATTTGtaactcaaaatatataatagatttttgTGTTCTGGAACTAAGCATGATTCTACGGAAGCTATCTAGACAGAGGAATCCGAGTCCAATTTCACCAATTTGATTTGTGGAGTACTGATTTGTCTAGCTATGGACATAATGATGTATGCGTTGTTATGAACTGTTGCTTTAACTTTTGAGAATTTCGTGATGCAGTGTCTGACCACACATTTCAATGACTTTCAACTGGCATGTCTGCAATTGAAAATTTGTTCATTGAATATGATTTTCTGGACCAAGTTTGGAGCAAGTTCCTTCAAGCTTCAAGCTCCAGCCGTGCAAAGGGGCAGAGAGGGGGTGCGAAGGGTGCGAGAGCCTCTGTGTTAAAGGGCTTCCATGTTTATGAAATACACACTAATTAGATATAGTGCAACACCGCAACCACAGGATATAGGTGTCAATTATTTAGTGGTGGGCTGCTCTTTTGGACTATTAGAAGTCCGACcattttctcaaaagaaaaaaaaaatggtgacgATGTAATGTAATTATAATAAAGAATGAACGGTTGGTTGGTGCAAAAGAAATAGTTGTTTTTTTCCCCAACGTTGCTTAGCGTATAATTCTAAAATCACAAGTTGAGAATGCTTAATAAACcgaaactaaaaaattataggaCTTTTGGCAgttactcatgatttcaaaccatacattttatatatttcaactcaactcaactcaactcaacgtCAGAACGTAATAGTATTCAATTCGGAAACGAAGAGGAAGTAACCAGAACACCCAGAGTCGAAACGTGGATACAATTCAAGGACTTTTCCATTAAATTGACATTTTTCGGATTGAAATTTCCAACAAGTCTTTTTTTGCAAATAGTCAAGCGGCGAAAACAGTGCGTATTTAACGGCGGAGATGAAACTTATCTTAGAggattcattttgttttgttggattgGTCGGCTCGTATTTCATTTGCTTTTTTCTTCCACCGAAATCGTTGGCAAATAGGAACCTTATTGCGGAGTCAAAAAGgcaacattaataattaattaatggccaCAAACATCATTATCCAGCTTTTtatattagtaaaaaatatccattattttgttattattattctgtTTGAAGAAATACACATAtaggatataatttttaatttaaatcatgaaagtaaCTGAAGagcctcaaaaaaaaaaaaaaatcccccagtctttaaaaaaaaaaaaatcctaaaatcttaaattatttgatcattattataaaaattttgctACATACAGTTATTTTTCATACTCtatgcatattttattgatatgattaattaaaataattattttatatttaaaaaaataacgcaGTCAATCAAGTgaacaaaaaatacacaagtgatttcaaataaaatttttttgctataagaaagcttttccttttgtcGTCCCTCCAATCAAAATAAAGTCACCCTTTTATTCCCCTTTTTTGCAAGTAAAATGCTCAACATAATGATTACAACCAGTTGCTCCCAGAGCACAAATGATGGCTATAATTAAAAGGGCCTTGTTAATCTTTTCATCCCCTTATCTGCCAAGGCAAGAATGGTGAGATGGATCGCTTAAAAATTACAGCTTTACATCAATTTTCATTGTATTATAGACTCTACTTACATGGTTTTATACACACAACAGATAATTGAATATTATAGACTACTTACATAGTTTTATACACATCAGATAATTGAATAGGAATTCTATGaatcaatcactattcactttcacaccccacatctataacttttttttttatagggtgtggggTAGTGAATAGAGGCTAAtgcatagaatttttctaattgaATTCATAACTCTTTCCAGCAGACTCTACAAACTTCTCAGGATAAAAGTGACCTAAATTACAGGCCAGGTTTCATTAAACAACTGGTAGTTGTTGTACACGATTTATGCATTTTCATACGTTTCACAGGACACGGTCTGGGAGCATCTTTTCTTCAAAATCACCTGAAAATGAAGGATCCTGTAATCAGAAATGCTTGACATAGTAACATAAGAATGGCCAACAAATTGAAAGTATAATGTGAACAAAAACCATTATTAATGAACGGCTGCATATTGCTTTAACATAAGAATGGACAACAAATAGAAAGTATATGTAATGTGAAGCAAGCCACTGTTAATGAGACGCTGCACATTGCTTTATATAACACCAACTCGGCTTCGTTCCACAATTCTTGCGTTCTTCAGGCTTCCCTGATTTCCCTTCAGCTAAACTTCAATTTCCCTTCAATATCGGGCCTTAGCGATGAATTGTTCTTCCTATTTTCTGTCCCCGCTCTCTtctctccttatttttttttaatttttcaatgaaCATGTCAAAGGAATTATCCCAATGTATAGTCCTAATTGCCATCTTTCATGGGTGCATTCTGCAAGGTGTTTGCTACAATACCCTTCATATTTCAATAGCATgattcaaagggaaaaaaagggtGTCATTTACcaagtattttttatgaaaataattcaaGGAGCAAGAAAAGGGGGGCGGGGGGTTGTgccatgtatatgtatatgttataaaaaagaatattagtataataaatattagaaaaatgctttaaaatattattgtggtACATAAGTTTATCTAGGTATTACAAAAAAGATCACTGTGAAGTTTTAAAAACCTGATCACGTGAagctaatcttattatttttagggTAAATTACATTTTGCACCCCCAAAGTATTGCTCCATTTTTCAATATTCACATAAAAgatcaaaagtttaaattgcaCACTAAAGTACCGACTGGTTTCAATTTACACCCTAAACTCCAAAAAGTTGAAATATGAATCCTAAGCTATCGATAGGTTTCAATGTGCACTCTGTCTATCCAAGGGGTTAATTCAGTGCTTAGTGGGTTCATTAAAACCTATAGGTAGTTTTAGGGTTCACATTGCAATGTAATGGCTATCTTACAAACCATCATCATGGCCTTTATAACATCTACATGTCCATTTCGCCTTTTTGGCTGTTGGAAACTTTCTGAGTCTATTGGGAACCTAATCCCATGATTTTGTCCACACTGCATTGTTCAATGCATTCTAGAATTTATAGATGCTGTACCAAACACCAATATTCATGTCTGCATTATTTCTATGCAGGATAACACCCGAACCAATCATTTTCGATATTGAAAACAGGCAAAATCAGAGCACAATAACTAGTAAGAGTGGATGGCCAGGGCCAGAGAAATGTAAAAGGCAAGTGTATATACACTTAAATCTACGTCTCATAAGATGGAATTGATGGTAAGCAAAGTGCCCTAGAAATAACCTTAGAAGATGAAGGGGGCAAGAATGCCTGCTGCGTGGGATCTCTTAATTGCTGAATCTCTCGAAGCTGCTTTGATATCTCCTGCAGAAGTCTCAATGGATCCTTTTCCCTGTCCACATTCTCCGTATATAAAGTCAAGTTTTCCTTTTCCCCTTGGACTATTTGTAGCCTTTCTCTGAGCCTTTCAATCTCAATGTCAATTTTCGACTTTTCACTATCGAATGCAGATAGAGACTCTCTCCCCAAGTCAGAAAGCAAGCTTTTGCATCGTGAAAGACTCAACACTGGCAACTCACTACCAATATCCAATCTACCTTTATCAATGTTAGGCTCAGTTCCAGCCCTGCTTATGGTTGGATGATCACTTGGTGCCTCTCTGCTCCCCACTCCAGATGCTCCCATTGTGACAACAGAATCTCTGGATTCATTAACAGCATTACTAAATAATCTACTTTCTTTTCCACTTTGTTCATTACAGTTTTTATTTCTATCATCAACAACATAGACATCATAAACAGCTGGTTCTGTTTCAAGCATGGAACCATGGGGATTGCCACCtgatttatctttatatttcccATCTTTCTCTAGCTCTTCACCATCACATGGAACCATGGCGATCGCTGCCTCACCTGTCACCTGTTGGCATACTATGCCATTATCctcttttcccttctctttACCAGCTAAAAGAACATTTTTCTCAAGACAGCCATATCCATAAATTTGCCTTTGTTTTTCAACTAAAGGATCCTTACAATTTGAAGAGCAATTTGCACAACTTCCCACTTCCTCACCAATCGGCATGTTATTCTCACTCTGCAACATCAACTGTTCATTATCATTCCTTTCAAGGGAAGACAAAGGCATTTGTCCCCATTTATCCATCTTATCATGTAAATCATCTTTTGGCGGCTCATTTTCTCGAAAACTCATCTGCCTGTATTCTTCAATTTCCTTCTCCAAAAAATgattctccctctccctcctaACAAGTATCTCTTTCAAAATAtccatttcttcttcatcataAGCAGACTTTTCTTCTATCATTCTTTGATACTGCCTCGCTTCCAATTCTACTAATGCTTTATCCTGTTGCAGCCGTGATATCATGGCTATCGCCTCTTCAGCAGCACTTGCCGCAGCAGCTCTCTCTTTTTCCAGTTCTAGGTAAAGAGCAGAGCGAGCGGCTTTCTCTTCTTCAAGAGCTAGTTCCAACATTTGGATAGcatcaacttcattttcaaaaaattcagtcggagatttaattatgtttgtTTCAACTGAAGAAGATATGCCATTACCCTCACCCAATGATTCACTCAGATCAAAACTATGCTGGCTTCTTTCTCCCACATCAATGCCCATTGGTCCATTTGTTTCACCTAAATGGCATGACCACGAAATCAGTAAGCATGGTAATACAATGTTTAATATGTATTGCCTAATCAAATGTAGTGTGCCCAATTCATACAAAattcaatttcagattttcaaCATTTGGAAATTCTGACCTTTCTATACAACAGATAAATATATTGGCAAAACTTTAAATACTGTTTCCCTTCCAACCGGGTATAAATTGATTTCAAACCTATTATCAAAAGTCAAATGAACTTAATGAATGTTGCATTTAAATAGCTGATGAGAAATCCACAAGTTTAAATAATTTCACTCACCCATGAAAGAAATTTCTCTCCCATTTACAGGACCTAAGCTTTCACTGGTTTTGCCTCTCATTCCAGCACCATCATAAGGAGTGTTACCAGCAACAACTGAATGTGAATAATCATTTGGAAAAACAGAATAGAATTGTCTGTTTTCAAGAACAGCTCTCCTTCTGCGCCGAATTCCAGACCCTTGCTTCAGGTTCATAATCCTCTTCGGGGCATCATACCCTCTTTTCCGAGCAACCATGTTTTGCAATCTTGGACTGGCAAATGAGCTGCAAGATGCTTCTTTCTCCAGTCCAACGACCCCACTTTCACAGTTTACATCTCCAACTGGCTGGTTACTTGAATTACATGCTTGATCCTCGAACCAAACCAAATTAAAAGGGAACTTACTCATCGCCGACTTATGAACATAATAGATAATTTCTTTTGGCCAATTAACGAGCAAATCATGCACGCACAAATTGCTATTTTTATAGCCAAAAACCCCATTACAAGGACACGGCAGATGCAGCCCAAAAACGCTCAACAATTTCGAGGGTAAAAATGCAAAAGCCGATACACACAGCAAGATATAAGCCAGAAAAAGCTCGAGAAATGCTTCTATAAGACATCCCAAAGTCCACGGACGAACTGCTTGTAAAACCATCCTTCTTCGAGGATCTCAACACCCCAGATTTGTCCAAAGAAACTTAAGTAGTAATTGACCATTACAAGCACTTGAGAACTGAAACCCCAATTCCTACGGAAAAAATGCAAGCTTATACAGATCAGGGTACCAAAAATTAACCGAAAAGAAACAGCCCGCTAAGTAAAATGCAATAGTCACCCCCAATAAAGACTTGAGCAGCGCAAAGAAGAACCTGGGAATCAAAGATTCTTTACAAAAGTGTGAACTGAAAATTATAGCACACGCTTCTCCATTAATATATTGAAGAGCATGTGGAGTAAATAATTAAGGACAGCGAGTTCTTAGTTCAAAAGGAAgccgaaaaataaaataaaacgcaTTAACCCGGAGTACAGTTCGACACAACTACAAGCAAGCTGAATTTGAAAACCCACCAAG carries:
- the LOC109006022 gene encoding myosin-binding protein 7-like isoform X1; its protein translation is MVLQAVRPWTLGCLIEAFLELFLAYILLCVSAFAFLPSKLLSVFGLHLPCPCNGVFGYKNSNLCVHDLLVNWPKEIIYYVHKSAMSKFPFNLVWFEDQACNSSNQPVGDVNCESGVVGLEKEASCSSFASPRLQNMVARKRGYDAPKRIMNLKQGSGIRRRRRAVLENRQFYSVFPNDYSHSVVAGNTPYDGAGMRGKTSESLGPVNGREISFMGETNGPMGIDVGERSQHSFDLSESLGEGNGISSSVETNIIKSPTEFFENEVDAIQMLELALEEEKAARSALYLELEKERAAAASAAEEAIAMISRLQQDKALVELEARQYQRMIEEKSAYDEEEMDILKEILVRRERENHFLEKEIEEYRQMSFRENEPPKDDLHDKMDKWGQMPLSSLERNDNEQLMLQSENNMPIGEEVGSCANCSSNCKDPLVEKQRQIYGYGCLEKNVLLAGKEKGKEDNGIVCQQVTGEAAIAMVPCDGEELEKDGKYKDKSGGNPHGSMLETEPAVYDVYVVDDRNKNCNEQSGKESRLFSNAVNESRDSVVTMGASGVGSREAPSDHPTISRAGTEPNIDKGRLDIGSELPVLSLSRCKSLLSDLGRESLSAFDSEKSKIDIEIERLRERLQIVQGEKENLTLYTENVDREKDPLRLLQEISKQLREIQQLRDPTQQAFLPPSSSKVILKKRCSQTVSCETYENA
- the LOC109006022 gene encoding uncharacterized protein LOC109006022 isoform X2 — protein: MVLQAVRPWTLGCLIEAFLELFLAYILLCVSAFAFLPSKLLSVFGLHLPCPCNGVFGYKNSNLCVHDLLVNWPKEIIYYVHKSAMSKFPFNLVWFEDQACNSSNQPVGDVNCESGVVGLEKEASCSSFASPRLQNMVARKRGYDAPKRIMNLKQGSGIRRRRRAVLENRQFYSVFPNDYSHSVVAGNTPYDGAGMRGKTSESLGPVNGREISFMGETNGPMGIDVGERSQHSFDLSESLGEGNGISSSVETNIIKSPTEFFENEVDAIQMLELALEEEKAARSALYLELEKERAAAASAAEEAIAMISRLQQDKALVELEARQYQRMIEEKSAYDEEEMDILKEILVRRERENHFLEKEIEEYRQMSFRENEPPKDDLHDKMDKWGQMPLSSLERNDNEQLMLQSENNMPIGEEVGSCANCSSNCKDPLVEKQRQIYGYGCLEKNVLLAGKEKGKEDNGIVCQQVTGEAAIAMVPCDGEELEKDGKYKDKSGGNPHGSMLETEPAVYDVYVVDDRNKNCNEQSGKESRLFSNAVNESRDSVVTMGASGVGSREAPSDHPTISRAGTEPNIDKGRLDIGSELPVLSLSRCKSLLSDLGRESLSAFDSEKSKIDIEIERLRERLQIVQGEKENLTLYTENVDREKDPLRLLQEISKQLREIQQLRDPTQQAFLPPSSSKDPSFSGDFEEKMLPDRVL